One genomic region from Phragmites australis chromosome 1, lpPhrAust1.1, whole genome shotgun sequence encodes:
- the LOC133931282 gene encoding polygalacturonase At1g48100-like — protein sequence MEAEYIAASEAAKEALRFFMSNNMTVQDLKVQNSPEFHFRFDSCRGVLVSGLSISSPALSPNTDGIHVENTQDVLITNSVVSNGDDCVSIGAGTLNVHIENVTCGPGHGISIGSLGKPGSSLACVANVTVRNAMIRHSDNGLRIKTWQGGSGSVSSVSFENVRMDAVRNPIIIDQYYCLSHSCENATTAVFVSGVSYAGIRGTYDVRSPPIHFGCSDAVPSLLQNYY from the exons ATGGAGGCTGAGTACATagcagcttctgaagctgcaaaagag GCGCTGAGGTTTTTCATGAGCAACAACATGACAGTGCAAGATCTGAAGGTGCAGAACAGCCCCGAGTTCCACTTCCGGTTCGACAGCTGCCGCGGCGTGCTCGTGAGCGGCCTGTCCATCAGCTCCCCGGCGCTGAGCCCCAACACCGACGGCATCCACGTTGAGAACACCCAGGACGTCCTCATCACCAACTCCGTCGTCTCCAACGGCGACGACTGCGTCTCCATTGGCGCCGGCACCCTCAACGTCCACATCGAGAACGTCACCTGCGGGCCCGGCCACGGCATCAGCATCGGGAGCCTGGGGAAGCCGGGGTCGTCGCTGGCGTGCGTGGCCAACGTGACGGTACGGAACGCGATGATCCGGCACTCGGACAACGGCCTGAGGATCAAGACGTGGCAGGGCGGGTCCGGGTCCGTGTCGTCCGTGTCGTTCGAGAACGTGCGCATGGACGCCGTGCGCAACCCCATTATCATCGACCAGTACTACTGCCTCTCCCACAGCTGCGAGAACGCCACCACGGCCGTATTCGTCTCCGGCGTGTCGTACGCGGGCATCCGGGGCACCTACGACGTGCGCAGCCCGCCCATCCACTTCGGGTGCAGCGATGCCGTGccgtcactactacaaaactattACTAG